The nucleotide window GTGGTTAATGCATTTAAATTGCAATGGCAATGCAATTGCATTACCATTGCTGATGCAAATCTATTTTGAACCGGAGTGCTACCATGGAAGTCGAATCCACCCTGACTGAACGCTACCAAACCACGGTGCCCGAGACGGTGCGCCGTGCCTTGCGCTTGGGCAAACGCGACAAGATCCACTACAGCATTCGTCCCAGTGGGGAAGTGGTGCTCACAAGAGCCTCCAACTCCGATGCTGCCGATCCTGCTTTGGGCGCGTTCC belongs to Rhodoferax saidenbachensis and includes:
- a CDS encoding type II toxin-antitoxin system PrlF family antitoxin, yielding MEVESTLTERYQTTVPETVRRALRLGKRDKIHYSIRPSGEVVLTRASNSDAADPALGAFLGFLAQDIAQHPERLQAVDASLVKRVQKLTASVELDLNAALSADDE